The following proteins come from a genomic window of Dysgonomonadaceae bacterium PH5-43:
- a CDS encoding di/tricarboxylate transporter (product_source=COG0471; cath_funfam=3.30.70.1450; cog=COG0471; pfam=PF02080,PF03600; superfamily=116726; transmembrane_helix_parts=Inside_1_4,TMhelix_5_24,Outside_25_27,TMhelix_28_47,Inside_48_53,TMhelix_54_76,Outside_77_95,TMhelix_96_129,Inside_130_141,TMhelix_142_164,Outside_165_173,TMhelix_174_196,Inside_197_427,TMhelix_428_450,Outside_451_453,TMhelix_454_473,Inside_474_479,TMhelix_480_497,Outside_498_506,TMhelix_507_529,Inside_530_533,TMhelix_534_556,Outside_557_565,TMhelix_566_588,Inside_589_600,TMhelix_601_623,Outside_624_625), producing MDSNLNMYITLGVLAFSAAFFVWGKIRSDIVALCALLALMLTSVLTVEEALSGFSNSIVIMMAALFIVGGGIFQTGLAKMISTKILALAGKSEKKLFLLVMLVTALIGSFVSNTGTVALMLPIVISLAAAAKTDSKRLLMPLAFASSMGGMMTLIGTPPNLIISGTLEDAGYGALSFFSFLPVGIITLTVGVIILWPMSKMLISKDKDSDDNDSKEEKLSELSQKYQIAQNLYRLRVNASSPLNNKQLKDLDITARYNVTIAEIKRDEQKRFHKSVNVNMAGADSTIRENDLLYVLGKFDNVEHFAAENNIAMIDSHLEESKAMSVGETGGMDFNSIGIAELVLLSTSKIVNKQVKDSGFRNLYNVNILGIRRNDEYILQNLKDERMKAGDVLLIQGAWNDIHKLDQEEGDEWVVVGEPMKELEKVPITIKAPIAGAIMVAMVVVMATGWLPPVTAVLIAAVLMILTGCLRNVEAAYKTINWESIVLFAGMIPLSIAMDKTGASTLISGGIVSGLGQFGPIAVLAGIYLATSFLTLFLSNTATAVLFAPIALQSAISLDVNPMAFLFAVAVAASMCFASPFSTPPNALVMSAGRYKFMDYVKVGVPLQLIYAIIMVIALPLLFPF from the coding sequence ATGGATTCTAATTTAAATATGTATATTACTCTTGGAGTGCTTGCTTTTTCGGCAGCTTTTTTTGTGTGGGGTAAAATAAGGTCAGATATTGTGGCGTTATGTGCATTGCTCGCGCTTATGCTCACAAGTGTATTAACTGTAGAAGAGGCTCTATCGGGTTTTTCAAACAGTATAGTTATAATGATGGCGGCTTTGTTTATAGTAGGAGGAGGTATTTTTCAGACGGGTTTGGCTAAAATGATAAGCACAAAGATACTTGCTTTGGCAGGAAAAAGCGAAAAGAAATTATTCCTTCTTGTAATGTTGGTAACAGCTCTTATTGGTTCGTTTGTTAGTAATACTGGAACCGTAGCTCTAATGCTTCCTATAGTTATAAGTTTGGCAGCGGCAGCTAAAACAGATTCTAAAAGATTGCTTATGCCTCTTGCTTTTGCAAGTAGTATGGGTGGTATGATGACTCTTATTGGTACGCCTCCTAACTTAATTATTTCAGGAACATTAGAAGATGCTGGTTACGGAGCATTGTCTTTCTTTTCATTTTTGCCAGTAGGTATAATAACTTTAACTGTAGGAGTAATTATATTATGGCCTATGAGTAAAATGCTGATTTCTAAAGATAAAGATTCGGACGACAACGACTCTAAAGAGGAGAAGCTTAGCGAACTTTCGCAAAAATATCAGATAGCTCAAAACTTATATCGATTGAGAGTTAATGCAAGTTCTCCATTAAACAATAAACAACTAAAGGATTTAGATATCACGGCTCGTTATAATGTTACTATCGCAGAAATAAAAAGAGATGAACAAAAGAGGTTTCATAAGTCGGTGAATGTAAATATGGCAGGTGCCGATAGTACTATTCGCGAAAACGATCTTTTATATGTGTTGGGTAAGTTTGATAATGTAGAACATTTTGCTGCCGAAAATAATATCGCTATGATTGATTCTCACCTTGAAGAGTCGAAAGCTATGTCGGTGGGTGAAACTGGCGGAATGGATTTTAATTCTATAGGTATTGCCGAATTAGTGTTGTTGTCGACTTCTAAAATAGTAAACAAACAAGTAAAAGATTCGGGCTTCCGCAATCTCTACAATGTAAATATATTAGGAATAAGGCGTAACGACGAATATATTCTTCAAAATTTGAAAGACGAACGAATGAAGGCTGGCGACGTGTTACTTATTCAAGGTGCTTGGAATGATATTCATAAGCTCGATCAAGAAGAAGGTGATGAGTGGGTGGTTGTAGGTGAGCCTATGAAAGAATTAGAGAAAGTGCCAATCACAATAAAGGCTCCTATTGCTGGAGCTATAATGGTGGCGATGGTTGTTGTTATGGCTACAGGTTGGTTGCCTCCTGTTACGGCAGTGCTTATTGCTGCGGTGTTGATGATATTAACTGGTTGTTTGCGAAATGTTGAGGCGGCGTATAAAACAATTAACTGGGAAAGTATAGTTCTCTTTGCTGGTATGATACCCCTGTCTATTGCAATGGACAAAACAGGAGCTTCAACACTTATATCGGGCGGTATAGTTTCTGGGCTTGGGCAGTTCGGACCTATAGCGGTATTGGCTGGTATTTATTTGGCAACCTCATTCTTAACTTTGTTTTTGAGCAATACGGCAACCGCAGTTCTTTTTGCTCCTATAGCTTTACAATCAGCAATATCGTTAGATGTAAACCCTATGGCATTCTTGTTTGCTGTGGCAGTAGCAGCAAGTATGTGTTTTGCAAGTCCATTCTCTACGCCTCCAAATGCTTTGGTTATGTCGGCAGGAAGATACAAGTTTATGGATTATGTAAAAGTTGGAGTTCCTTTACAGTTGATATATGCAATAATAATGGTAATAGCTCTACCTTTATTATTCCCCTTTTAA
- a CDS encoding putative short-subunit dehydrogenase-like oxidoreductase (DUF2520 family) (product_source=COG5495; cath_funfam=1.10.1040.20,3.40.50.720; cog=COG5495; pfam=PF03807,PF10728; superfamily=48179,51735) has product MMAKNCKITLIGAGNVATHLGKALKERGFLIQQVYSRTLQSAKELGLTLNVAFTNDINYINKDADIYIFSVKDSALPQLLQQLPSLQGLLVHTAGSLPLDVFNVNKYNRYGVLYPLQTFSKNRVISFQNIPIFVEANNTNDESLLLELASHISDNALKLSSEKRKQLHLAAVFACNFVNDMYVNAADILERENLSKDYLLPLIKETASKIKEMHPRDAQTGPAVRYDTNVINKHLELLKYDSAKATVYKTLSDDIHKQASLKGE; this is encoded by the coding sequence ATGATGGCGAAGAACTGTAAAATTACACTTATAGGTGCTGGCAATGTTGCAACTCACTTGGGCAAAGCACTTAAAGAAAGAGGCTTTTTAATACAACAAGTATATAGTCGAACCTTACAATCGGCTAAAGAATTAGGCTTAACACTAAACGTTGCGTTTACTAATGATATTAATTACATCAACAAAGATGCCGATATTTATATCTTTTCGGTAAAAGATTCTGCTCTTCCTCAATTATTGCAACAACTACCTTCTTTGCAAGGCTTGTTGGTGCATACGGCAGGAAGTTTGCCTTTAGATGTTTTCAATGTTAATAAATATAATAGGTATGGCGTGTTGTATCCCCTACAAACTTTTAGTAAGAATAGAGTTATAAGCTTTCAGAATATCCCAATATTTGTGGAAGCAAACAATACAAACGACGAAAGTCTATTACTTGAGTTAGCTTCGCACATATCCGACAATGCTCTTAAGCTATCGTCTGAAAAAAGGAAACAACTACATTTAGCTGCCGTTTTTGCTTGTAACTTCGTTAACGATATGTATGTAAATGCCGCCGATATTCTTGAGAGAGAAAACCTTTCTAAAGATTATCTGCTTCCCCTGATTAAAGAAACGGCTTCAAAGATTAAGGAGATGCACCCAAGAGATGCCCAAACGGGACCTGCCGTGCGCTACGACACCAATGTTATTAACAAACACCTTGAGCTGCTTAAATACGATAGCGCAAAAGCTACAGTATATAAAACACTCAGCGACGATATACACAAACAAGCTTCTTTAAAAGGGGAATAA
- a CDS encoding nitroreductase (product_source=COG0778; cath_funfam=3.40.109.10; cog=COG0778; pfam=PF00881; superfamily=55469) yields the protein MTNFEDLIKNRRSTRQYTEEQLTPSQVETIMQAALMAPSSKNSKPCQFVLVDDKETLKALSLCKSTGAAFIENCALAIVVLSDPLLSMPYIEDAAIAATYMQLQAEDLGLGSCWVQISGRETEDGIDSEEYVRELLNIPFQLVINCIISIGHKAKESKPQNLEKLKWEKLHIGSFRYDGEEL from the coding sequence ATGACTAATTTTGAAGATTTAATTAAGAACAGAAGAAGCACAAGACAATACACCGAAGAACAATTAACTCCTTCGCAAGTCGAAACAATTATGCAAGCAGCCTTAATGGCTCCTTCTTCTAAAAATAGTAAACCTTGCCAGTTTGTTTTGGTTGATGACAAAGAAACATTAAAGGCTTTATCGTTATGTAAATCTACGGGAGCGGCTTTTATTGAGAACTGCGCCCTTGCCATTGTGGTATTAAGCGACCCTCTACTTAGTATGCCTTACATTGAAGATGCAGCCATTGCTGCAACTTATATGCAATTACAAGCAGAAGACTTAGGATTAGGTAGTTGCTGGGTACAAATTAGCGGACGCGAAACAGAAGACGGTATAGATTCGGAAGAATATGTGCGCGAATTGTTAAACATTCCGTTTCAGTTAGTTATTAATTGTATAATTTCGATAGGACACAAGGCTAAAGAATCTAAGCCTCAAAACTTAGAAAAACTTAAATGGGAAAAACTACATATAGGAAGTTTCCGTTATGATGGCGAAGAACTGTAA
- a CDS encoding hypothetical protein (product_source=Hypo-rule applied; cath_funfam=2.60.40.10; cleavage_site_network=SignalP-noTM; superfamily=49373,49464,50405,50969; transmembrane_helix_parts=Inside_1_6,TMhelix_7_29,Outside_30_958) has product MKNIYSFLIAVFALFGLSANAQTTVAGGLIKLSDTTNEYWYYISNGHNSDATGNPINDSDGRYCTMITAPESETAAVTHNSILNNLTDREAQKWKIVKANDESTETTFYYLINKEGRYLTHTNSRCFAVEAAPTDDNGDSYKFEIIQTPVHATSGVASTWIALKRKGGNYLASLNQGSSFEIETNNASFPGAIKDNGTTGSPRAWHFTEEAIFDKFYPNIANQDATTPNEWFRIKSLDKTIDTDDLYLSVDTDNNFSLAAKADSDNQLFGFVSAGYNTGGDYKSYMVKIVSKATGEFFELGADNILTTGSTGKAWVLKHVYSTNNAEKPYQAVLKAQRYSDNATNFIISNGVNATLPLWKKTYDTFDNQYTWEFERTAFDIDVVANTGVTLTTPTSANLYYGETFTISYSVTEGSIPVVKINGEVANSGELNEGVYTITLNASEDAEVVISAESKRYKITVNCDAGIHFMSFPLDDNNQYNSPSSTKLTFMVKAGYENPVIDVKNATLGTITNPVPTMYEAPVTDIASDDVVITITSSVKKVPVDLTISDNITIVGTPDTEVDYGSEYSLSFTTVSGYHAPTAVVNGKITPVTEEEGVYSLKITVTETATIQVDAFKENIIPASADTYLNGGTATVGYPDEKFMRIQYSTYNTPNYVRRGYVEFDAIDADEYNKAVLKLAISAWQDINKGAMTIEIRSVETLNDTAIEDMTWTGNGELNTEGLGDVIEGATMTIDGTNNPNGSIVEFDVTKYVIGKTGTIRLAIVANSTSVTDKYLDFYSIEGAVSIEDFNLIPSIEYSTEVAPTTYNVTVTADQEITIVSPTEGSSPYEVEENETFELKYTVAANYVSKVTVDGTEIIPTEAEGIYTVTISNVTADTTISIEAKLIDSLDNIDAQGISINSDGNTLVITTDKEYIVEVYTTSGLLISKKAVNGTDVMPLEKGVYIVKIGTEVYKLSI; this is encoded by the coding sequence ATGAAAAACATTTATTCTTTTCTAATCGCAGTGTTTGCATTGTTCGGTTTATCTGCAAATGCACAAACAACAGTTGCTGGAGGCTTAATAAAGCTTAGCGACACAACAAATGAGTACTGGTATTATATCAGTAATGGACACAACAGCGACGCTACTGGCAACCCTATTAATGACAGCGACGGACGTTATTGTACTATGATTACGGCTCCCGAAAGTGAAACCGCTGCCGTAACTCACAACTCTATTCTTAACAATCTTACAGACAGAGAGGCTCAAAAATGGAAAATTGTTAAGGCAAACGACGAGAGTACCGAAACAACATTTTATTACCTTATTAATAAAGAAGGTAGATACCTAACCCATACCAACTCTAGATGCTTTGCCGTTGAAGCTGCGCCTACAGACGACAATGGCGACTCTTACAAGTTTGAAATCATACAAACTCCAGTTCACGCTACCTCTGGCGTTGCAAGTACTTGGATTGCTCTAAAAAGAAAGGGAGGAAACTACCTTGCTTCACTTAACCAAGGGTCAAGTTTTGAAATAGAAACAAACAATGCAAGCTTCCCTGGTGCAATTAAAGACAATGGTACAACTGGAAGTCCAAGAGCTTGGCACTTTACAGAAGAAGCTATCTTTGACAAGTTCTATCCTAACATTGCCAACCAAGATGCAACTACTCCAAACGAGTGGTTCCGTATCAAGTCTTTAGACAAAACAATCGACACTGACGATCTATATCTTAGTGTTGACACAGACAACAACTTCTCTTTGGCTGCTAAAGCTGATTCCGACAATCAACTATTTGGTTTTGTAAGCGCAGGCTACAATACTGGAGGCGACTATAAATCTTATATGGTGAAGATTGTATCTAAAGCTACAGGCGAGTTTTTCGAACTTGGTGCTGATAATATATTAACAACAGGAAGCACTGGAAAAGCTTGGGTTTTGAAACACGTATATTCTACTAACAATGCAGAAAAACCATATCAAGCAGTCCTAAAAGCTCAAAGATATTCCGATAACGCAACAAATTTTATTATCTCAAATGGAGTTAATGCTACTTTACCTCTTTGGAAAAAAACTTATGATACGTTCGACAACCAATACACTTGGGAGTTTGAAAGAACTGCTTTCGACATTGATGTTGTTGCAAACACAGGCGTTACTCTAACTACTCCTACTTCTGCAAATTTATATTATGGCGAAACATTTACTATTAGTTATTCTGTAACGGAAGGTTCTATTCCTGTTGTGAAAATTAATGGAGAAGTTGCAAACTCTGGAGAGTTAAACGAAGGTGTTTACACTATCACTCTTAATGCAAGTGAAGATGCAGAGGTTGTTATTTCGGCCGAAAGTAAAAGATATAAAATTACTGTAAACTGCGACGCTGGTATTCATTTTATGTCTTTCCCATTAGATGACAACAACCAATACAATTCCCCATCAAGCACTAAATTAACGTTTATGGTAAAAGCCGGTTACGAAAACCCTGTAATAGACGTAAAGAATGCTACTTTAGGCACAATAACTAACCCAGTTCCAACAATGTATGAGGCTCCAGTTACCGACATTGCGTCTGATGATGTTGTTATCACTATTACATCTTCTGTTAAAAAAGTTCCTGTTGATCTAACTATAAGTGATAATATCACAATAGTAGGAACTCCTGATACTGAGGTAGACTATGGAAGCGAATATTCTTTGTCGTTTACTACAGTTAGTGGTTACCACGCTCCTACTGCCGTTGTTAATGGCAAAATAACACCAGTTACTGAAGAAGAAGGCGTTTATTCATTAAAGATTACGGTTACTGAAACGGCTACTATTCAAGTTGATGCTTTCAAAGAAAACATTATTCCTGCAAGTGCAGATACTTATCTTAATGGAGGAACAGCAACTGTTGGATATCCTGACGAAAAGTTTATGAGAATACAATACTCTACTTACAATACTCCTAACTATGTAAGAAGAGGTTATGTTGAATTTGACGCAATAGACGCTGACGAATACAACAAAGCAGTACTTAAATTAGCTATCAGTGCTTGGCAAGATATAAATAAAGGTGCTATGACCATAGAAATACGTTCGGTAGAAACTTTAAATGATACTGCTATTGAAGATATGACTTGGACAGGCAATGGAGAATTAAATACAGAAGGACTTGGAGACGTAATAGAAGGTGCAACAATGACAATAGACGGAACTAACAATCCTAACGGTAGCATTGTTGAGTTTGACGTTACTAAATATGTAATAGGCAAAACAGGAACTATTCGCTTGGCTATAGTTGCCAATTCGACATCTGTAACCGATAAGTACCTTGATTTCTATTCAATAGAAGGAGCTGTTTCTATTGAAGATTTTAATTTAATTCCATCAATAGAATATTCTACTGAGGTTGCTCCTACTACTTACAATGTAACTGTAACTGCCGACCAAGAAATTACTATTGTATCTCCAACAGAAGGCTCAAGTCCTTACGAAGTTGAAGAGAACGAAACATTTGAATTGAAATATACAGTTGCAGCTAACTATGTTTCAAAAGTTACTGTTGACGGAACTGAAATTATTCCAACTGAAGCTGAGGGTATTTACACTGTTACTATTAGTAATGTTACTGCCGATACAACAATAAGTATAGAAGCTAAGTTAATCGACTCGTTAGATAACATAGATGCTCAAGGTATTTCGATAAACTCTGACGGTAACACTCTTGTTATTACAACAGATAAGGAATACATTGTTGAAGTTTATACTACTTCAGGATTGCTTATTAGCAAAAAAGCAGTTAACGGAACAGATGTTATGCCTCTTGAAAAAGGTGTTTACATTGTAAAAATAGGAACAGAAGTTTACAAACTTTCTATCTAA
- a CDS encoding thiol-disulfide isomerase/thioredoxin (product_source=COG0526; cath_funfam=3.40.30.10; cog=COG0526; pfam=PF13905; superfamily=52833; transmembrane_helix_parts=Outside_1_3,TMhelix_4_21,Inside_22_161): protein MRYIFRIAFVAVVALLFVGAGNKEVRFTEGIQPGNLAPAINLQGIDLVNSDFVVLQFWAAYDPYSRAENTLMHNAISKLRNEKVKLVSVSLDKNTAVFKGVVKSDRLNETTQFNEPLGEKSDVYRKYRLNKGLGNWLINSEGVIVAKNVSHDEILKLIENN, encoded by the coding sequence ATGAGGTATATCTTTAGGATTGCCTTTGTTGCTGTAGTTGCTTTACTCTTTGTAGGCGCAGGCAATAAAGAAGTCCGGTTTACCGAAGGTATTCAACCGGGTAACCTTGCTCCGGCAATTAATTTGCAAGGTATTGATTTAGTGAACAGCGATTTTGTTGTGTTGCAGTTTTGGGCGGCTTACGATCCATACTCAAGAGCTGAAAATACTCTTATGCACAACGCTATCTCCAAACTAAGAAACGAAAAAGTTAAACTTGTTTCGGTTTCTTTAGATAAGAATACAGCGGTATTCAAAGGAGTAGTAAAATCAGATCGCCTAAATGAAACAACACAGTTTAACGAGCCTTTAGGCGAAAAGTCAGACGTTTATAGAAAGTATCGTTTGAACAAAGGTTTGGGAAATTGGTTGATTAATTCTGAAGGAGTTATTGTGGCAAAAAATGTTAGCCACGATGAAATCTTGAAACTTATTGAAAATAATTAG
- a CDS encoding agmatine deiminase (product_source=KO:K10536; cath_funfam=3.75.10.10; cog=COG2957; ko=KO:K10536; pfam=PF04371; superfamily=55909) → MRFFYNFADMQQNRLNIQLPAEWAKQSAVMLTWPHANTDWQPILEEVNACFAEIAKAIIKREKLIIVCDCIDDVKTCLGNIDYSNVIFREIPSNDTWARDHGPISVWVNEVPYILDFTFNGWGMKFPANYDNQITRNLYESSTFNSTVGYQNMMHLVLEGGSIESDGQGTLMTTAECLLSVNRNEYRNKSEIDDYLKMIFDAKKILWLNYGYLSGDDTDSHIDTLARFCDPETIAYVKCTDESDEHYEELLKMEEELKTFTTQDGKPYKLVPLPMAEAVYYEEERLPATYANFLIINEAVLMPTYNSYLDEEAKAALQQAFPDREIVGIDCSSLIKQHGSLHCVTMQIPEGLI, encoded by the coding sequence ATGCGATTTTTTTATAACTTTGCCGATATGCAACAAAATAGATTAAACATACAACTGCCTGCCGAATGGGCAAAGCAAAGTGCCGTGATGCTTACTTGGCCTCACGCAAATACCGATTGGCAACCTATATTGGAAGAGGTTAATGCTTGTTTTGCCGAAATAGCTAAGGCAATAATAAAGAGAGAAAAACTAATAATAGTTTGTGATTGTATCGACGATGTAAAAACCTGCTTAGGAAATATTGATTATTCTAATGTAATATTCAGAGAAATACCTTCTAATGATACGTGGGCAAGAGATCACGGACCTATATCTGTTTGGGTTAACGAAGTTCCTTATATTCTCGATTTTACATTTAATGGTTGGGGAATGAAATTTCCAGCTAATTACGACAATCAGATAACTCGTAATCTTTACGAAAGTTCTACATTTAATTCAACTGTCGGTTATCAGAATATGATGCACTTAGTGCTTGAAGGTGGGAGTATAGAAAGCGATGGGCAGGGTACTTTAATGACAACGGCTGAGTGTTTGCTTTCTGTAAATAGAAATGAATATAGAAATAAGTCAGAGATAGATGATTATCTTAAGATGATATTCGATGCGAAGAAAATACTATGGCTTAACTATGGGTATTTGTCGGGCGATGATACAGATAGTCATATAGATACATTGGCGCGCTTTTGCGATCCTGAAACAATAGCTTATGTTAAGTGCACAGATGAAAGCGACGAGCATTACGAAGAGTTGCTTAAAATGGAGGAAGAACTTAAAACATTTACTACGCAAGACGGTAAGCCGTATAAGCTGGTTCCTCTACCTATGGCTGAGGCTGTTTATTATGAAGAGGAAAGACTGCCTGCCACTTATGCCAATTTTCTTATTATAAATGAGGCTGTGCTTATGCCAACTTATAACTCTTATTTAGATGAAGAGGCAAAGGCGGCTTTGCAACAAGCTTTCCCAGATAGAGAGATTGTGGGTATTGACTGTTCTTCTTTAATAAAACAACATGGAAGTTTGCATTGTGTAACTATGCAAATTCCTGAAGGATTGATATAA